The genomic region CCATGAACGGCCGGAACGGACCGCGGCCGCGCGCGTCCAGGACCGCCTCGACCGACCACCGGCCGTCGGGGGTGAGGGAGGGCGACAGCCAGGCGGTGATGTCGACCAGGCGGTGGGCGGCCTCCAACCGCGCGGGCGGGGCCGCCCCGGTGTCGCCCGTCCCCTCCAGGGCGGCGTACCAGGCGTGGGTGTCGACGGTCAGGGAGCCCTCGGCCGAGCGCAGCCAGGCACCGCGGCCTGGCAGCCGGATCGAGGCGGTCGCGGTGAGCAGCCCGGCCGCGGCGTCGTGCGTCACCGTGCCCGAGGTGACGGGGGGCTCGTCGGAGCCGACGGTGTCGGGCATGGCGTACTCCACCCGCGAGGTGCCGTGCTCGTCCCAGGAGAGCAGAGTCACCCCGGTGCCGCTCCAGCCCTGATCCGCGTACACCGGCTCCAGGGGCACACCCTCGGCGGTGAGTTCGGCCAGGTGGTAGTGCGTGCGGGGGGCGAGGTGGCGGCCGGACTGCAACTGCAGGGCCAGGACGGAGGAGCGCACCCGCAGGGTCTCGGCCTCCTCGGCGTCGAGGCCGGTGGCGTTCCGCAGGCGCTCGGCGGCTTCCCGGCGCTCGCGGCGGGCCTCCCGGAGCGCCTCGCGGTCCACGAGGCCCAGGCTCTCGGCGTGCTCGTCCAACCGGTCGCGGGTCGCCTCGTCCGGCGTCAACAGCCAGCCCCGGCCGTCGAACCGGCAGGAGCGCGCGACCTCGTACGCGGCGGCGACCGTCTCCCCGACCACCTCACGGGCCACCGGGGTGATGTCGAAGGTGTGGCTCAGACGGGGCACGGTGTCTCCGGTCTCCATGGTCGTACGGGTCGGTGAGGCCATTGTGGTGCACGGGCCGGGGCGGACGCCACGGGCACCGGCCGAATCGTGGTTGCCGGTGCCCCGGCGGCACGGCAGGATGGCGGCCATGCAGATCAGAGACGCGCGCACCGACGACTGGCCCGGAATCTGGGCCTTCCTCAGCGGCATCGTCGCCGCGGGCGACACCTTCACCTGGGACCCCGACATCGACGAGGAGCGGGCCCGCCGGACGTGGATGAAGCAGGCGCCGGGGCGCACGTTCGTCGCCGTCGACGAGGACGGCACCGTCGTCGGCACCGCGGAGAGCCACCCCAACCAGGCGGGCGGGGGCTCCCACGTGGCCAACGCCGGGTTCATGGTCCACCCCGACCACAGCGGTCGGGGCATCGGCCGCGCCCTGTGCGAGCACACCGTCGAGCAGGCGCGCGCCGACGGCTTCCGGGCCATGCAGTTCAACGCGGTGGTGGAGACCAACACGCGGGCCGTCGCGCTGTGGCGCTCGCTCGGCTTCGAGATCCTGACCACCGTCCCCGAGGCGTTCCGGCACCCGACCAAGGGCTTCGTCGGCCTGCACGTGATGTACCGGAGGCTGCGGTGACCAGGTACGTCGTGCTGCTGCGCGGGATCAACGTCGGGGGCCACCGGCGCCTGCCCATGGCCGACCTGCGGGAACTCCTCGGCGGACTCGGGTACACGAACGCGGCCACCTACGTCCAGAGCGGCAACGCGGTCCTGGACGCCGACACCGACGACGGCGGGGCCGTCGCCGCGGCGGTCTCCGCGGCGATCCGGGAGCGGTTCGGATTCGACGTGCCGACCGTCGTGCGCTCCGCCGAGCGGATGCGGGCCGTCGTGGCGGACAATCCGCTGGAGGTGTCCGACCCCGCGCGGTTCCTGGTCCTGTTCGGCACCGCCCCGTTCGACACCGGGGCCCTGGGCGCCCTGGACCTGTCCGCCTACCCGCGCGAGCGCCTGGCGGTCACCGGCACCGAGGTCTACACGTGCCACGAGGACGGCATCCGCTTCGCCAAGCTGCCGGAGGTGGTGGGCCGGTACACGGACGGAACGGTCACCGCGCGCAACTGGCGCACCGTGCTGCGGATGCTGGAGATGGCCGAGCGCTGATGCCCGCTCGCCGTGCGCCACTGTCCGAGAGTGGTCCTCGGTGATCCGAGGGCGGTGCACGTCCGCCCGCACGAGCAGGGGAGAGGGGTGTTGCCCGTGCCGAGACGGTGGACGGCGATCCTGCGCGACCTGGCCGACACGGCGCGGCCGATCCGGCCGGAGGACTGCCACGGACTGCTCAACCGCTGGTGGCCGCAGCCGCCGGAGGAGCACGCCGCGGCCAAGCGCTGGTCGATGAACGGCTGGCCGGTCCCGCTGGGCGACCACCTGTACCACTGGACCCTGACCTGGTTGGACGACGACGTGCCGCCCCCGGTGGACCCCGTGGACCTGGTGGGCGAGCCCCAGCGGATCGGCGACCACCTGCTGGAGCCGCTGTCGGTGACCCGGACCTTCGACCACACCTACGAGCAGGTCCTGACCGCGCCGCGCGGCCCCTCCGTGCTCCGTTCGGCCGAAGTGCGCAGCCGGACCCCCGTGGTGATGACCACCCGCGACGCCTCCGGGGAGCGCATCCCGCACATCTGGCCGCACCCGCGCCGCCTGTTCGGCGCGGTGCACCGGTCCGGCGGCGGGATCGTCGGCGGCAGCGGCGCCGTGGGCGCGGTCGCGCGCTTCGCGCCGCCGGACCTGGCCGAACACTGGCTCGACCTGGTCCTGGAGGGGCTGGCGCAGGTGCGCCGATCGCCGCTGCAGGGGCAGGACCTGCGGCTGGCGGAGCACCGCCACGCCGAGAACCGGACCGTCCTGGGCTGGCAGGGCGGGTTCGTCCTGGACCTGGTCGGCGGCGACCGCGGCCACGCCGACGCCTTCGCCGCCCTGCTCGAACTCCTGGAGTTGGCCGGCGCGGGCAAGTACACGGCCCAGGGGTTCGGGTCCCTGCGGGTGGACACCGTGACCAGCGACCGCTTCGCCACCGGGGTCCCGGTGGCGCGGGCGCGCCGGTCACCGCACCGGGTGGCGCGGCCGGCCGGGTCCCGGCGCCCCGCCGAGCCCCGTTCGCACGCGGTGGCCGAGGCCGAGGAGTTCGGCGGAACGCTGTTCGACTGATCCCCACGACCGCCGGTTCCCGCTCGAGGACGGGAGCGGGGACCGGTGCCGGTCCGTCGCCGTCCCGGACGCGCGCTCCGGCGTCACCCGCCCCGTGGACGGGGGCGGGAGGCGCCGACGCGCGCTCACCCGTGCCGTGACCGGTCGGGTGGGCCCGCGTCCTGGTCGCGCAGTGCGCGGGCGAGTCCGCGCAGGTGCGGTACCAGGTCCTGGACGGTCAGCGGCGGTGCCGCCGGTGCCTGGGGGTCGGTCAGGTCGCGGCCGCGGCGGGCGACCGGCTCGGCTGGGCGCTGGACCACCATGGGAACCTCCGTAGCGGGGTGGGGTGTGCATCCAGCTCTCTCGGACAGCCGGTCGGAGGCGGTGGCCAGAACGGGACACACCGGGCGAAAGGGATGTGCGGGAGGGGTGCGGACTGGTATCCGTGGTGTTCTGCTCGAGGCCCGGCGCCCGCCATCGTCCGAGAGAGACCAGGAGAGAGCCCTTCGCGCGTGCGGCCCCCGCTGCGCGCGAAGGGTGCCACGCACGCACCCGGCCCGGTGGGCCGGGACCGACCAACCGGACCAGCCGGACCCGACGACGAGGAGCCCGACACTGTGACGCGCGCCAGCGAGCAGCGACCCCGCCGCCGGGGCGGGACCACTCCCGCCCGGCCGCCGGAGCGCGGCGTGGTCGTCGGTGTCGACCTGCGCGGGATCCAGGCCTACGTCTACAGCGGCCGCCGCATCCTGGACGCGGTGGGGCGGGCCGCGCTGGTCGCCGAGCTCACCGACACCTCCGACCGCCACCACGGCATCGCCGACCTGGTCCCCGAGGACTGCGTCGTCCTGCGCGACGCGGGCGGGGCGCTCACGGTCGTCCTGCCCGACCCCGCGGCGGCGCGCGCCTTCACCGCCCGGTACACGCGACTGCTGCGCGACCGGGCCGGCGACCTCACCCCGGTCGTGGCGCACGTGCCCTACGGGCCGGACGCGCCGGCCGGGGAGCGGGAGACGGCGGGTGACGCGGGGGAGGAGGTGTCGTCGGTGGCCCGCGGGATTGATGAGACGGCGGAGGCACCCCGAGGTGTGGACGCGGTGAGAGCGGCGGCCCGTGGGGTGGATGAGGCGGCGGAGGCACCCCGAGGTGTGGACGCGGTGAGAGCGGCGGCCCGTGGGGTGGATGAGGCGGCGGTGGCCCGCGGGGTGGATGAGGCGTTGGAACGGCTCCCCGCGCGCCTGCGGGCGGCCCGGCGGCGGATGTCGGCGCTGCACACCCCCGCGCACGGCTACGGGATCACCGCTGTGTGCTCCGTCGGCGGCGGACCGGCGGAGTCGGTCGACAGCAGCCGCGCCCAGGACGACCGCGCCGGGGTCCCCGAGCGCGTCGCAGCCGACGTCGCCCGGGCCCGGGGGATCGGCCGCCGCTGGCACCGCGCGCACAGTGCCGCCTGGCTGGCGGGCGCGGCCACCGCCACCGGTCGGCCCCGCCTGGAACTGCCGATGGAGATCGACCGCCTCGGCCGCGACCACGGCGACCTCAGCCGAATCGCGGTCGTGCACATCGACGTCAACGGGCTCGGCGCCATCCTGGGCGAGTACCGCGACCGCGCCGGGGACCCGGCGGTTCCCGGCTCCGGGGCGGCCGCCCAGCGGGGCCTGTCCACGCGTATCGCGGGCCTGACCGAGGGGTTGGCCCGCGCCCTGGTCCGGGCGGTGGCCACCACCGTGCGCGCCGATCCGGGCCGGCCGGCCACCGTGCCCGGCTCCGGGGCGGCAGCGCCGCTCACCCTGCACCGGTCGCCGACCGGGACCGTGCGCCTGCCGGTGCGCCCGATCGTGGTCGCGGGCGACGACCTCACCGTGCTCTGCGACGCCCGCCTGGCACTGAGCCTGACCCGTTACGCGCTGGACTGGCTGGACGCCGACCCCGAGCGGATCGGCGCCGCCGGAGACCCCCGGGTGGCTCTGCACCGGGAGCTGGCCCGCGCGCACGGCGGGGTGGGCGCCCGGACGGTCGCCGGTGCGCGCGGGACGCATACGGCGCACACCACGTTCGTGCCGACGGTCGGCGTGGGCATCGCGGTCCAGCCCGTCGGCGCCCCCCTGTCCCTGGGCTACGACCTGTGCGAGGCCATGTGCCGCCGCGCCAAGGACCACAGGGTCGAACTCATGGAGCACGGCGCCCCCGACGACCACGCCGTGGCCTGGACGACCCGCTTCGACGGTGTGGACCGCGTCCTGCGCCGCCTGGACCGTGCGCGCTCGGCCGCGCCGCCGCGCACCGCCCTGCCGATGACCGGGACCGCCTTCGCCGACTTCCTGGACCGGTACCTGTCCGCGGGGGCTCCGGACAGCCTGCTCGCCGACGGCGACACCCGCCACCGGAGCTGGCTGGTGTCGTCCCTGGTCCCGCTCCTGAAGTCGGGAGGCGACCCCTCCGCCGAACTCCACCGCCGCACCCGGGTGACCGGAGTGCCCGCGGCGCTGCCCCGGGACTGGACCCCCGGCGCGTTGCTCGACGCCGTCGAGGTGCTGGACCTGTACCTGGACCCGGGCCTGGCGGCGGCCCTCGAACCCCACCGGCCCCATGACCGAGGGCGGACAGGGGTCGGTGGCCCTCTTCCCGGTCCGACGGGCGCGCCGGCATGAGCGCTCCGGACCGGATCGTCGTCCGCCTGGCCGCACCGGCGCTCTTCGTCGGGGCCAGCGCGGACGGCACGGGCGCCGACACCGACATCGTCACCGACGCCCACGGGCTGCCCTACCTGCCGCGGCACCGCCTGGCGGCCCGGCTGTCCGAGGGCGCCGGCCGCGCGCTGACGGTCGCCGCGGACCTGGCGGGCCCGGCCGGGCAGGTCTTCGGGCGCAGCCGCTCGCACGGCTCCGGCCGCCTCCTGCGCCTGGGGCACGCGGTACTCGACGACGACGTGCGCGCCGCGGTCGCCCGAGCCCTGGCCGGGCGCGCCGAACCCGAGCGCTCCACACTGCGCCGTGCGGTCACCGACGCCTTCACGGCGCTGGAGTCGGGCACGGCGGTCGGCCCCGACGGCGCGCCCGTCCCCGGCGGACTGCGCACCCACCGGATCCTCCTGCCCGGACCGGTCCTGACCGCCGCGCTCACCTGGTCGGTCCCGCCCGGCCCCGAGCACTGGCGGATCCTGGCCCGCGCCTGCCTGGCGACCACCCAGATCGGCTTGAAGGCCACCCGCGGACGGGGCAGGGTGGACGTACGGCTGGCCGGGCCCGACGGCGCCGACCCGCACGCCGAGACACTGCGCCTGGCCGCGCCACCGGGTCCGGTGGCGTCCGACGAGCGGGAGGAGGCGCGCGCGTGAACACGAGTCCGAACCGACGGCGGCCGCGCCGCCCGCCCGTTCCGGGGGCGGCGAGGTGAACGACCCCGATGTCGCCGTGGGCGCCTACCTCCCCCTCCGGTTCGTGCTCACCGGCTCCGTGGCCGTGCGCACGTCCTTCGACCCGCTGCGGGTGGACTCCGAGCACACCATCGGCGGGCGCGCCCAGCGCGGCATGCTCGCCGCCGCCCTCCGAGCGGCCGGACGCACCCGGGAGCTCCAGGAGTGGGTCGCCAGGGGCCGACGGGTGCGCTTCGCTCCCGCCTACCCCCGGCTCGAACCCGAGGCGGCGGCGCCGGACCGGCCGCGCCCGCGCGCGGCGGCGGCCTACCCGCCCCCGGCCTACCTCTACACACCCGGCAAGCAGGGCCGGACCACGGTCGACGTCTTCGGCGAGACCGATCCCGACACCCCCTACCGTGCCGTACGCGAGCTCATCACCCTGGACCGCTCGCTGCGCGCCGAGGTCCGCACGACCGCCGAGCGCTACCTCGGACGGAGCAGGACCGGGGACCCGGGGCAGGGCCTGCCCTTCTTCACCACCGGCATCGATCCGGGCCAGGTGTTCGAGGCGCGCTGGCAACTGCGCGCCCCCGACCACGCGGCGCTGGCCGACCTGGCCGAACGCCTGGTCGGCGCGCTCGCCGAGGCGGAGGGGACCCTCACGCTCGGCTCGGGTGGAACGCGCGCGCACGGCGACGTGAGCGTGGCACCCGTCGACCCGGCGCAGCCGCTCTCGCCCGACCGCGCCGACCCGCTGGGCGGCCCGCGCTCCTGGGCAGCGGGCGAGCCCGTCGACCTGCTCCTGCTCTCCCCGGCGCTGGTCGTGGGCGCCGACGGACAGGCCCGCCCCCAGGCCCTGACCCGGGCGGTGCTCGACCTCCTGGACCGCCTGTGGCCGGGCGTCACCGCGCGGGTCCTGGCCGAGCACGTCGAGGCGGGTCTGGTCGGCGCCTACCACCGGGGCTACCGGGGGCCGATGGCCCAGCGGTGGGCGGCCCGCCCCGGCTCGGTCGTGCGCCTGTGCCTGGACCGCGAGCTGACCACCGACCGCGTCCGAGACCTGGAGGCGCACACCCTGGGCGAACGCGCCGTGGACGGCCACGGGCAGTTCACCCTGCTGGCCCCGCCCCCGGGCGGCCCCGCGCCGCTCGCCCCCGTGGCCGCGCCCCGCGCCGCCCCGGCACCGGGGACCGTCGCCCTGCCCGACGGCCGTCCCGTCCCGGCCACGGCGCCCCTGGAACCGACCGGCCAGCTGCGCACCCTCGACGACGCCCTGCTGTGGAACGCGGCCGCCGCACCCGTCCGCGCCCACGCGCGGTCGCTGGCCCGCGCCGCCGCGGCCGGGCTCGCACCCCTCACCCCCGGCCTGCTGGGCCGCCTGCGCGAGGTCCTGGCCACCCACCCCGGCCAGGACTGCGGGCTCGCGCTGGCCGAACTCGTGGCCACGGTGGCGGTGCGGCCGGGCGGCACCCCGCCCGCACACCGACCCCTGCACGAGAAGGCCCTGCGCGTGCTGGACCGCGCCGTCCTGGTCCGGCCCGGCCACGGCGACCGCGTCACCGTGCGCGCGTGGCT from Nocardiopsis aegyptia harbors:
- a CDS encoding GNAT family N-acetyltransferase — its product is MQIRDARTDDWPGIWAFLSGIVAAGDTFTWDPDIDEERARRTWMKQAPGRTFVAVDEDGTVVGTAESHPNQAGGGSHVANAGFMVHPDHSGRGIGRALCEHTVEQARADGFRAMQFNAVVETNTRAVALWRSLGFEILTTVPEAFRHPTKGFVGLHVMYRRLR
- a CDS encoding DUF1697 domain-containing protein; translation: MTRYVVLLRGINVGGHRRLPMADLRELLGGLGYTNAATYVQSGNAVLDADTDDGGAVAAAVSAAIRERFGFDVPTVVRSAERMRAVVADNPLEVSDPARFLVLFGTAPFDTGALGALDLSAYPRERLAVTGTEVYTCHEDGIRFAKLPEVVGRYTDGTVTARNWRTVLRMLEMAER
- a CDS encoding CRISPR system precrRNA processing endoribonuclease RAMP protein Cas6, with amino-acid sequence MLPVPRRWTAILRDLADTARPIRPEDCHGLLNRWWPQPPEEHAAAKRWSMNGWPVPLGDHLYHWTLTWLDDDVPPPVDPVDLVGEPQRIGDHLLEPLSVTRTFDHTYEQVLTAPRGPSVLRSAEVRSRTPVVMTTRDASGERIPHIWPHPRRLFGAVHRSGGGIVGGSGAVGAVARFAPPDLAEHWLDLVLEGLAQVRRSPLQGQDLRLAEHRHAENRTVLGWQGGFVLDLVGGDRGHADAFAALLELLELAGAGKYTAQGFGSLRVDTVTSDRFATGVPVARARRSPHRVARPAGSRRPAEPRSHAVAEAEEFGGTLFD